CCATAGCCTGCCCCGATAAAGTCGTCGCCTCGCATCGCCATGTTGCGCCCATCCTTGTAGCGCAGACGGCGAACGGGAACGCGCAGACCGATTTCCTCCTCGACCAACTCGGTCGCCAATATCTCGCCGAGATCACCCGAGCGGCCTTTATCTGTCTGGGGGAGCTGCGTGCGCAGAATTTCCGCTGCAACCTTGTAGCCGAGCCGCTGGACGTCATCGGCTATACGCTCAAGCCGATCGTAATGGGAGCGCATGGTCTCGGCGAGGTCGTCACGAATCTCGTCGCGGCCACCGTCCTTTTCGACATACGTCCAATAGCGCTTTCGCTTGTCCTTTTCTTTCGTGGCTTCGCACCACTTCTTATACAGCCCCACGCGGCGCTCCCCTGCCTGCCTTGTTCGCCGGCGCCTCTCCATCCCAAAGGCTCGACAGCGGCGCCGCCGCCAGCTTGTCGCCGAACGGCACGAAGTCCGTGCTGTCGTAGAGGACGACGCCGAATGCAAAACGGTCCCCGCAAGCCTCGGCCAATGCCCGCAGGCCGGCGAAGTCGCCAGCCTTGACCGTGGCGCTCGCCTTCACTTCGATACCTGCGATCGTCCCGTCGTCACGCTCCAGCACGATGTCCACCTCGCGCATGTCCCGATCCCGGAAATGATGCGGCGTCAACCGCAGGTCCGAAGCCGTCATGAGCTTCAGCACTTCCGAGAACACGAAGCTCTCCAGCAGCGCGCCGAACGTCCCACGATCCGCCTTCACCCGATCAAATGTGAGCCCGCGCACACCCGCCAACAGGCCTGAATCGAGGAAATGGAGCTTGGGCGTCTTGACGATCCGCTTCAGTGCATTGGTGAACCAGGGCTGCACGGTCGCGATCAGGAACACCTGTTCGAGCAGCCCCACATAGCGCTGACTCGTCTTGTGATTGACGTTGATGCCGCTCCCGAACTGCGAATAGTTGACCAGCTGGCCGGAGTGCTCGGCCAGCAGCCGCACGAATTTGGGAAGCTCGGTCAGCTTCTCCACCTCGGCGATGTCCCGCATGTCGCGGGTCAGGATCGAAGTGAGATAAGATCGCAGCCAGTCCTGCCGCCGCCGCTCGCTGTCGCGGCTGATCGCTTCGGGGAAGCCGCCGACCAGGACGAGTTTGACGAGATCGTCGCCGACGATCGCACTCCGCTGTCCCTGGAGCTTCCCTTCGAAGAGGCGTTCGAGAAAGGTCGGGGTCCGGTCTGCAATCTCGGCTCTCG
The genomic region above belongs to Mesorhizobium terrae and contains:
- a CDS encoding ATP-binding protein, which produces MFERFVERRAEEALLDTPVVLIVGPRRAGKTTLVRKMGEAGRTYITLDDQTVLEAAQSDPAGFIRGLDRAIIDEIQRVPDLLLAIKKTVDEDYRPGRFLLTGSANVLTLPRIADSLAGRMETIRMLPLARAEIADRTPTFLERLFEGKLQGQRSAIVGDDLVKLVLVGGFPEAISRDSERRRQDWLRSYLTSILTRDMRDIAEVEKLTELPKFVRLLAEHSGQLVNYSQFGSGINVNHKTSQRYVGLLEQVFLIATVQPWFTNALKRIVKTPKLHFLDSGLLAGVRGLTFDRVKADRGTFGALLESFVFSEVLKLMTASDLRLTPHHFRDRDMREVDIVLERDDGTIAGIEVKASATVKAGDFAGLRALAEACGDRFAFGVVLYDSTDFVPFGDKLAAAPLSSLWDGEAPANKAGRGAPRGAV